In Thermococcus celericrescens, one genomic interval encodes:
- a CDS encoding TldD/PmbA family protein, producing MEELVRKAEELAGRYGIPYYEIRITRVTATHLGMQNGQLEELSLNTEMGIGVRAFNSAWGFSSANDMRRAEGAIKTAMKIARLSRGKSEIYLGDPVKDRAVVGVKKPFTDIDIEDKLALVKEIDSLLSGDAISSRRVHYGDGLKETFYFNSLGSEIETVTPRLRIALSVTARENGEMQGYWKSFGGTAGWELLEGIDFPLWADLIKEKAVSLLHARSPPSGEFDVIMDPELTGVFIHEALGHAAEADAVKNGDSILAGRLGERIAVEGLTVVD from the coding sequence ATGGAGGAACTGGTGAGAAAGGCCGAGGAACTGGCGGGACGTTACGGTATACCATATTATGAGATTAGGATAACCCGTGTCACGGCAACCCATCTCGGCATGCAGAACGGCCAGCTGGAGGAGCTTTCCCTCAACACCGAGATGGGAATAGGCGTCAGGGCGTTCAACAGCGCCTGGGGTTTCTCCAGCGCGAACGACATGAGACGGGCGGAGGGCGCTATAAAAACAGCGATGAAAATTGCGAGGCTCTCAAGAGGGAAATCGGAGATTTACCTCGGTGACCCCGTGAAGGACAGGGCGGTGGTCGGTGTTAAAAAGCCCTTCACGGACATCGACATCGAGGACAAGCTCGCCCTGGTGAAGGAGATCGATTCTCTTCTGAGCGGGGATGCCATCTCAAGCAGGCGCGTCCACTACGGGGACGGTCTCAAGGAGACCTTCTACTTCAACTCCCTGGGAAGCGAGATAGAGACGGTGACCCCTCGCCTTCGAATCGCCCTCTCGGTTACTGCCAGGGAGAACGGCGAGATGCAGGGCTACTGGAAGAGCTTCGGCGGGACGGCTGGCTGGGAGCTGCTGGAGGGAATAGACTTCCCCCTGTGGGCGGACCTCATTAAGGAAAAAGCCGTCTCTCTCCTCCACGCCCGCTCGCCGCCCTCGGGCGAGTTCGATGTGATAATGGACCCGGAGCTTACCGGAGTCTTCATCCACGAGGCCCTTGGTCACGCCGCCGAGGCGGACGCCGTCAAGAACGGCGACAGCATACTCGCGGGCAGGCTGGGGGAGAGAATAGCCGTTGAGGGGCTCACGGTCGTTGACG
- a CDS encoding winged helix-turn-helix transcriptional regulator produces the protein MERRNEILETITDKPGITFRELARELGIGIGDLQYHLRKLEKEGRVFSRKTGKRRYLFPKGFEEKAQRLLIAISTETRRRILLLLMEGPKNQKDMARSLGLSQPTVSYHMNELIKLGVVTAEKESRSVIYTLSYDPELIARLIKEYRPSLWEKLADNLIDLLTSVGDGE, from the coding sequence ATGGAGCGGCGTAACGAGATACTCGAAACTATCACGGACAAGCCGGGGATAACCTTCCGGGAGCTGGCAAGGGAGCTCGGGATAGGAATAGGCGACCTGCAGTACCATCTCCGGAAACTCGAAAAGGAGGGCAGAGTATTCTCAAGGAAAACGGGCAAGAGGCGCTACCTGTTCCCGAAAGGCTTTGAGGAGAAGGCACAGAGGCTGCTCATAGCCATATCCACTGAGACGAGGAGAAGGATACTACTGCTCCTCATGGAGGGGCCGAAGAACCAGAAGGACATGGCGAGGAGCCTTGGACTCAGCCAGCCGACGGTGAGCTACCACATGAACGAACTGATAAAGCTCGGTGTCGTGACCGCGGAGAAGGAAAGCAGGAGCGTCATATACACCCTCTCCTACGATCCCGAGCTGATAGCAAGGCTGATAAAGGAGTACCGGCCGAGCCTGTGGGAGAAGCTGGCCGACAACCTGATAGACCTGCTGACGAGCGTGGGTGATGGAGAATGA